The region ATTGGCCTTGCTGGTGAAGAGCTGCTGAATGCTGTAGTTGAGATTTTTAGCAAACACTTTCCTGACTTTGAAGGTGACAGTGTAACGATTACACCATCTCGTACAGGTAAATATCATTCGATTACTGCGCAGCTCCGTTTCCTTGAGCTTGAACAGGTGCATGCTGTTTATGCTGATCTGGCTGCTTGCCCATTGATCAAAACTGCGCTTTAAGACAGCTCAGGCCGCAATAAGAAACACGCTTTAGGGCGTGTTTTTTTTATAACTGTGAATTGGTAATTGAGAATTACTGTGAATCACTCCCCCATCCCGGTCTGAAATCATTATAATTATTGGCAGTATTTTTCAATCTTTCCAAGGACGCACACTGTGACTGATGCGGTTCAAAAACCCTGCCTGATTATTCGTCAATATAATGACCTGACTCCCTATGAAGACCGCTTTCTGGAAATGAAAGCCCTGACTGAAAACCGTGATGAAAACACCCCGGATGAGTTGTGGATTTTGCAGCACCATGATGTCCTGACTCAGGGCCAGGCCGGCAAGCCGGAACATATTCTGATGTCATCCAATATCCCGGTCATTCAGACCGATCGCGGTGGTCAAGTGACCTGGCATGGTCCGGGCCAGTTGGTGGCGTATTTTATGTTTGACCTGAACCGTCTTGGCTGGAATGTCCGTACACTGGTGTCTTATGCCGAAAACCTGATGATTGAACTACTCAAGAAGCATGCTATTGAAGCCTATGCCAAACCGGATGCACCAGGTGTATATGTCAATGAACGCAAGATCGGTTCTCTCGGCTTCAAGATTCGCAAAGGTCGCAGCTATCATGGGCTTGCCTTGAATATTGACTGTGACCTGACAGGTTTCCACACCATCAATCCATGTGGCTATGCAGGACTGGAAATGGTCCGCATTAACGACTTGGTCAGCAACCCGCCAAAATTTGCTGACTTGTGTGTCGAAATTATTGAAACTTTAACCCACAGCGGTTACTTTAAGGACGTTAGCGTCGAGCAAAGATAAAGCCTTTGCATTTCAATAATAAATAAATTAGAGTA is a window of Acinetobacter sp. ASP199 DNA encoding:
- a CDS encoding DUF493 domain-containing protein, coding for MLDRTPSRELQEHLWVFPMDYPIKLIGLAGEELLNAVVEIFSKHFPDFEGDSVTITPSRTGKYHSITAQLRFLELEQVHAVYADLAACPLIKTAL
- the lipB gene encoding lipoyl(octanoyl) transferase LipB translates to MTDAVQKPCLIIRQYNDLTPYEDRFLEMKALTENRDENTPDELWILQHHDVLTQGQAGKPEHILMSSNIPVIQTDRGGQVTWHGPGQLVAYFMFDLNRLGWNVRTLVSYAENLMIELLKKHAIEAYAKPDAPGVYVNERKIGSLGFKIRKGRSYHGLALNIDCDLTGFHTINPCGYAGLEMVRINDLVSNPPKFADLCVEIIETLTHSGYFKDVSVEQR